A single genomic interval of Eurosta solidaginis isolate ZX-2024a chromosome 3, ASM4086904v1, whole genome shotgun sequence harbors:
- the LOC137247050 gene encoding endocuticle structural protein SgAbd-6-like isoform X2: MMKYLILLACVIIGIVTAAPTDLLPTQYEIIPILSSELNKHEDGSYNLHYAGGDGTSRQEEANVVDEGTDDQTLEIKGSYKYINSEGEEVEVSYTAGKNGFVPYGSIINPEISAAAEAAKDLPKSELEEPNNKSESF; this comes from the coding sequence CTGATTCTGCTCGCTTGCGTCATTATCGGTATAGTCACGGCGGCGCCAACTGACTTACTACCAACCCAATATGAAATAATTCCCATTCTTAGTTCGGAATTGAACAAACATGAAGACGGCTCATACAATTTACACTATGCAGGTGGTGATGGAACAAGTCGCCAAGAGGAAGCTAACGTTGTAGACGAAGGCACCGATGATCAAACACTCGAAATTAAAGGTTCCTATAAATATATCAACTCCGAAGGTGAGGAGGTCGAAGTTTCCTATACAGCGGGTAAAAATGGTTTTGTGCCATATGGTTCCATTATCAATCCAGAGATATCTGCTGCTGCTGAAGCAGCCAAAGATTTGCCGAAATCAGAGTTGGAAGAGCCAAACAATAAATCTGAAAGCTTTTGA
- the Cpr47Eb gene encoding nucleolar protein 58 translates to MYNFICFLALVSTAYAASFGKTVVETTTEKREVVPLLRYETNRHDDGSFSFSFEGGDKTSRQESGVVENAGTEDEALEITGSYRYIDADGQEVEVHYTAGKNGFVPIGTNIPVAISDAAKAAADLPKLDVEKEKEKAKKLSRTSRSNKGGEKEGEEKEKKGGKKEKADKEESEGKNKKGEKGEKEVKGEKEVKSEEKQEAKKGENEQKGEKVEKAEEGSKGEKTQKVEKEPKAEKEVKGEKSAGRANKEEEAEPAEAKNEKGEKAETANEEKKKESAEQEA, encoded by the exons atgTACAATTTT ATTTGCTTTCTCGCTCTGGTGAGCACAGCATATGCGGCCAGCTTTGGCAAAACCGTTGTTGAAACGACCACCGAAAAACGCGAAGTAGTGCCATTACTACGCTATGAAACCAATCGTCATGATGATGGGTCTTTTAGCTTCTCTTTCGAGGGAGGCGATAAAACTTCACGTCAAGAGTCTGGTGTAGTAGAAAACGCGGGAACCGAAGATGAAGCTCTCGAAATAACTGGCTCTTATAGATACATTGACGCCGATGGTCAAGAGGTGGAGGTGCATTACACCGCTGGTAAAAATGGATTTGTACCAATAGGTACAAATATCCCCGTTGCAATTTCAGATGCGGCCAAAGCTGCAGCGGATCTACCTAAATTAGATGTAGAGAAGGAAAAAGAGAAAGCAAAGAAGCTAAGTCGTACGTCACGTTCAAATAAGGGCGGAGAAAAAGAAGGTGAAGAGAAAGAAAAAAAGGGTGGAAAGAAGGAAAAAGCTGACAAAGAAGAAAGCgagggaaaaaataaaaaaggagagaAAGGCGAAAAGGAAGTAAAAGGAGAGAAAGAAGTCAAAAGTGAGGAGAAACAGGAGGCAAAGAAAGGAGAAAATGAACAGAAGGGAGAGAAAGTAGAAAAGGCAGAAGAGGGAAGTAAAGGAGAAAAAACACAGAAGGTAGAGAAGGAGCCGAAGGCAGAGAAAGAAGTTAAGGGAGAAAAATCAGCTGGAAGGGCAAataaagaagaagaagcagaacCAGCTGAAGCTAAAAATGAAAAAGGAGAAAAGGCTGAGACCGCCAACGAGGAAAAGAAGAAAGAAAGTGCGGAGCAGGAGGCGTAA